Proteins co-encoded in one Brassica rapa cultivar Chiifu-401-42 chromosome A02, CAAS_Brap_v3.01, whole genome shotgun sequence genomic window:
- the LOC117132174 gene encoding uncharacterized protein LOC117132174 gives MCRKTLFIVVLFIRVLFIMLMFIRVLFIAILFIDTVHILSLDTVHPNIVHRDTFHPKTVHPNTVHPNTVHHDTVHPNTVHRDTVHRNTIHRGTVPPMTNTTYGETKKVEALILKINKKGIWRDEEGRPCSPTGQLINAEGSVVPDVIAVAETNTFNLTSQWYDWGSEDPFYGLPHEDPKDLIKRFEELASTNKHDEISADHIICKIFSYCLSRDAFSWFSKLEPRSLTCWEDVKETFIDKFFSEAVATRSKRFDYMIKEREKGIMISMSQILDFIYSEENGDIGTPTTRVKQPDIQVHHADESKQKDELNREKLVNHGTVEDDEYHVSGEQSKVEEADTKDPTSASIDSSNSESIDISTSETIDTNICHRSIPSTIPDATTVYVRTGRPKAIRDFNSPEDAYAKRSALRRSALQNTVLELHPAYISLVGQYSFHGFPHEDPTSHLETFVDLASTIKCNGVSEDHYLCKLFSYSLAGEAAYWFTKLPLGSLTTWNDIRYAFLNKFFYDAAASLEIEMRSMMEYLVEDDEQRVPGELSRI, from the coding sequence ATGTGTCGGAAAACACTATTCATCGTGGTACTATTCATCCGGGTACTGTTCATCATGTTGATGTTCATCCGGGTACTGTTCATCGCAATACTATTCatcgacactgttcatattCTGTCGCTCGACACTGTTCACCCGAACATTGTTCATCGCGACACTTTTCACCCGAAGACTGTTCATCCGAACACTGTTCacccgaacactgttcatcacgatactgttcatccgaacactgttcatcgtGACACTGTTCATCGAAACACTATTCATCGCGGAACTGTTCCTCCAATGACGAACACCACTTACGGAGAGACAAAGAAGGTCGAAGCGCTCATACTTAAGATCAACAAGAAAGGTATTTGGCGAGACGAAGAAGGTCGCCCTTGCAGCCCCACAGGACAATTGATTAATGCAGAGGGTAGTGTAGTCCCTGATGTAATTGCTGTAGCTGAGACGAATACCTTTAATTTGACAAGTCAATGGTATGATTGGGGAAGTGAGGATCCATTCTACGGTCTTCCTCATGAGGATCCCAAAGATCTTATCAAGAGATTTGAGGAGTTAGCCTCAACAAACAAGCACGATGAAATATCTGCAGACCACATTATCTGCAAGATCTTCTCTTATTGTTTATCTAGAGATGCTTTTAGCTGGTTCAGTAAGCTGGAACCAAGATCTCTAACCTGCTGGGAAGACGTCAAAGAAACCTTCATAGACAAATTTTTCAGCGAGGCTGTAGCAACTCGAAGTAAAAGGTTTGATTACATGATTAAAGAACGGGAGAAAGGAATAATGATTAGTATGAGTCAGATTCTTGACTTCATCTACAGCGAGGAGAATGGAGATATTGGAACACCGACAACTCGTGTCAAGCAGCCAGACATTCAGGTTCACCATGCAGATGAGAGTAAGCAGAAGGACGAACTAAACAGAGAAAAGCTGGTCAACCATGGTACAGTTGAGGATGATGAATATCATGTATCAGGAGAGCAGAGCAAAGTAGAAGAAGCTGATACAAAAGATCCgacttcagcatcgatcgacagtagtaactcagaatcgatcgatatcagcacttcagaaacgatcgatacaaatatttgtcatcgatcgataccttctaCAATCCCTGATGCTACCACTGTGTATGTTAGGACTGGACGACCGAAGGCAATTAGAGACTTTAACAGTCCTGAGGATGCCTATGCTAAAAGGTCTGCATTGCGTCGTTCAGCACTTCAGAATACTGTCCTTGAGCTGCACCCTGCATATATCTCTCTTGTGGGTCAGTATTCTTTCCATGGTTTTCCTCATGAAGATCCCACTAGCCACCTGGAGACATTTGTAGATCTGGCATCGACCATCAAATGCAATGGAGTCTCTGAAGACCACTATTTATGCAAATTATTCTCATACTCTCTTGCTGGAGAAGCAGCATATTGGTTCACGAAGTTGCCACTAGGATCTCTCACTACCTGGAATGACATCAGATACGCCTTCCTCAACAAATTTTTCTATGATGCAGCAGCAAGTCTAGAGATTGAGATGAGATCTATGATGGAATATTTGGTGGAAGATGATGAACAACGTGTGCCTGGAGAGCTGAGCAGAATATAA
- the LOC108870442 gene encoding uncharacterized protein LOC108870442 isoform X1 — protein MISRRWDPGIRDGDWVFPIFHDQFTDCGFQGLRLDSLGTVMGIAKEFCEILWILQIWGQRRGISEAIKSQMLNHGEELRNGAGMRKRLKISVAHFDNSALIKTYSKTLIGRCMNPVEQEMNALFTNLPKIWKQEERVTGTDLGFGKFQFDFTTKEELEAVLKQQPYHFDYWMLALARWQPKQSKLFPSEIMFWIRVLGVPLEFRTVPTFESIGGALGRVVAVDVKHNRVQVVIDAFKELCFETTVDFKGGEFYEEEEVAVSLRYEKLFGYCKLCASLCHKDELCPLNEKKPKPSPERRREIREGNGHGLMGLSMKEALVAIKVLLSMVKQLNRIKSEMFGSIMGRGRGRHLMQVDPSGLRLMRGGSRVAPSHHGNYRGGGEGSRFRTSRRDEGSSGAKGEGAGVHEARSRPSMEQLRDEQRQQNIGQEVREEGEIKGTDAVDATTATEEFQLELAKTQAEGSEAIMEATKEEMGLLQLQGMKENQDDMELEAIDMELEAINASLLERGVELTTEEEFQTLSEEEAEKDSEVIGVQEYSEEKEGMESGEFDSSKDTATEEMAKRQGNRKRLFKPTSSIVGSNKMRTASALLSPRKRAAAKVGTRPGDNGKPVESKGPSYPKQSNLKF, from the exons ATGATTTCAAGAAGATGGGATCCGGGAATTAGAGATGGGGATTGGGTTTTTCCGATCTTTCATGATCAATTCACGGATTGTGGTTTTCAAGGTCTGCGTTTGGATAGTTTGGGGACCGTTATGGGAATAGCGAAGGAGTTCTGTGAGATCTTATGGATACTGCAGATTTGGGGACAAAGGCGAGGGATTTCAGAGGCTATCAAG AGTCAGATGTTGAATCACGGTGAGGAGCTGAGGAACGGTGCAGGCATGCGTAAGAGATTGAAGATTTCAGTGGCGCACTTCGACAATTCTGCGCTGATCAAAACCTATTCCAAGACATTGATCGGGAGATGTATGAATCCAGTGGAGCAGGAGATGAATGCGCTTTTCACAAATCTCCCAAAGATTTGGAAACAGGAAGAGAGGGTAACGGGTACTGATCTGGGCTTTGGTAAATTTCAGTTCGACTTCACGACGAAGGAGGAACTTGAAGCGGTGTTGAAGCAACAGCCTTACCATTTTGACTACTGGATGCTGGCTTTGGCAAGGTGGCAACCAAAACAATCCAAGCTTTTTCCCTCAGAGATCATGTTCTGGATAAGAGTCTTGGGGGTTCCTCTGGAGTTCAGGACGGTCCCGACCTTCGAGAGTATTGGTGGAGCCTTGGGGAGAGTTGTTGCGGTTGATGTGAAGCATAACCGGGTTCAAGTAGTGATTGACGCTTTTAAGGAGTTATGCTTCGAGACGACGGTGGATTTCAAAGGAGGAGAATTTTATGAGGAAGAGGAGGTGGCGGTGTCTCTGAGGTATGAGAAATTATTTGGGTATTGCAAGCTCTGTGCCAGTCTTTGCCACAAGGATGAGCTATGTCCGTTGAATGAGAAGAAACCTAAGCCGAGTCCTGAACGAAGGAGGGAGATCAGAGAAGGCAATGGGCATGGTCTGATGGGGCTAAGCATGAAGGAGGCGCTCGTAGCTATAAAGGTGTTGTTATCAATGGTCAAACAACTCAACAGAATAAAAAGCGAGATGTTCGGGAGTATTATGGGAAGGGGAAGGGGAAGGCATCTGATGCAGGTGGATCCAAGTGGGTTAAGGTTGATGAGAGGGGGATCTAGAGTGGCTCCTTCTCACCACGGTAATTACAGAGGTGGTGGCGAGGGTTCACGGTTCAGAACCTCCAGAAGAGACGAGGGAAGCAGCGGAGCTAAGGGTGAGGGAGCTGGGGTTCACGAGGCACGTAGTAGGCCTTCTATGGAACAGCTGAGAGATGAACAAAGACAGCAGAACATAGGTCAGGAGGTACGTGAAGAAGGAGAGATTAAGGGCACTGATGCGGTAGATGCCACTACAGCTACTGAAGAGTTTCAACTCGAACTAGCTAAGACGCAGGCAGAGGGCTCAGAAGCGATTATGGAGGCTACAAAGGAGGAGATGGGGTTACTCCAGTTACAGGGAATGAAGGAGAACCAAGATGATATGGAATTAGAGGCTATTGATATGGAACTAGAGGCTATCAATGCTTCTTTATTGGAGAGAGGGGTGGAGTTGACAACAGAAGAGGAGTTCCAGACTCTCTCGGAGGAGGAAGCGGAGAAAGATTCTGAGGTTATTGGGGTTCAAGAATACTCGGAGGAGAAGGAAGGGATGGAGAGTGGTGAGTTTGACAGCAGCAAAGACACGGCGACAGAAGAGATGGCGAAGAGACAGGGTAATCGCAAGAGGCTGTTCAAGCCTACTAGTAGCATTGTGGGAAGTAACAAGATGAGGACGGCAAGTGCGCTTCTCTCTCCACGCAAAAGAGCTGCTGCAAAGGTGGGAACTCGTCCCGGAGATAACGGTAAACCGGTGGAGAGTAAGGGGCCTTCATACCCGAAGCAGTCGAATCTCAAGTTCTAA
- the LOC117131982 gene encoding uncharacterized protein LOC117131982 translates to MSDLVPATVKVKGGGASSSIQCPMLTSTNYTVWAMRMRIALKVYKVWEAIEEEATTGEKNDMAVALLFQLIPEALVLQVGELETAKQVWEAIKTRHIGAERVKEARLQTLMNDFDWLKMKDTESFDDFGGKLSELASKSPSLGVHIEEVKLVKKFLSSLPRKKFIHIVASLEQVLDLNTTSFEDIMGRLKAYEERIKDDEEVEDDQPKLMYTPTDGQLNQNRPSQDQQSRSSQEQGYNRDYYGNPYRGRGRGGRYGSYRGRGRGCSYEGQDASRVTCYDYNTSYNQSMLFSAQNQKSDAF, encoded by the coding sequence ATGAGTGATTTAGTTCCAGCAACCGTGAAGGTAAAAGGAGGAGGAGCTTCTTCCTCGATACAATGTCCCATGCTTACATCAACTAACTATACTGTTTGGGCCATGAGGATGAGAATTGCTCTTAAGGTTTATAAAGTCTGGGAAGCAATAGAAGAAGAAGCAACAACCGGCGAGAAGAATGATATGGCAGTAGCGCTATTATTCCAATTGATACCAGAAGCACTTGTGTTACAAGTAGGAGAGCTTGAGACAGCTAAACAAGTTTGGGAAGCCATTAAAACCAGGCACATAGGGGCTGAGCGAGTTAAGGAAGCGAGACTTCAGACTCTGATGAATGACTTCGATTGGTTAAAGATGAAAGATACCGAAAGCTTCGACGATTTTGGTGGTAAACTATCGGAGCTTGCGTCAAAGTCGCCTTCTCTTGGAGTTCACATTGAAGAAGTGAAACTTGTGAAGAAATTCCTTTCAAGTCTCCCGCGTAAGAAGTTTATTCACATAGTAGCCTCGCTTGAACAAGTGTTGGATCTCAACACAACAAGCTTTGAGGACATCATGGGACGTTTAAAAGCATATGAAGAGCGCATCAAGGATGACGAAGAAGTAGAGGATGATCAACCGAAGCTGATGTACACGCCTACTGATGGACAACTTAATCAAAACCGGCCTTCTCAAGACCAACAAAGTCGATCGAGTCAAGAACAAGGCTACAACCGAGACTATTACGGAAACCCGTATAGAGGTAGAGGCAGAGGAGGTCGTTACGGAAGTTACAGAGGCCGAGGCAGAGGATGCTCATACGAAGGACAAGATGCGTCAAGAGTCACCTGTTACGATTACAATACATCCTACAACCAATCCATGTTATTCAGTGCTCAGAATCAAAAGAGCGACGCTTtctga
- the LOC108870442 gene encoding uncharacterized protein LOC108870442 isoform X2: protein MLNHGEELRNGAGMRKRLKISVAHFDNSALIKTYSKTLIGRCMNPVEQEMNALFTNLPKIWKQEERVTGTDLGFGKFQFDFTTKEELEAVLKQQPYHFDYWMLALARWQPKQSKLFPSEIMFWIRVLGVPLEFRTVPTFESIGGALGRVVAVDVKHNRVQVVIDAFKELCFETTVDFKGGEFYEEEEVAVSLRYEKLFGYCKLCASLCHKDELCPLNEKKPKPSPERRREIREGNGHGLMGLSMKEALVAIKVLLSMVKQLNRIKSEMFGSIMGRGRGRHLMQVDPSGLRLMRGGSRVAPSHHGNYRGGGEGSRFRTSRRDEGSSGAKGEGAGVHEARSRPSMEQLRDEQRQQNIGQEVREEGEIKGTDAVDATTATEEFQLELAKTQAEGSEAIMEATKEEMGLLQLQGMKENQDDMELEAIDMELEAINASLLERGVELTTEEEFQTLSEEEAEKDSEVIGVQEYSEEKEGMESGEFDSSKDTATEEMAKRQGNRKRLFKPTSSIVGSNKMRTASALLSPRKRAAAKVGTRPGDNGKPVESKGPSYPKQSNLKF from the coding sequence ATGTTGAATCACGGTGAGGAGCTGAGGAACGGTGCAGGCATGCGTAAGAGATTGAAGATTTCAGTGGCGCACTTCGACAATTCTGCGCTGATCAAAACCTATTCCAAGACATTGATCGGGAGATGTATGAATCCAGTGGAGCAGGAGATGAATGCGCTTTTCACAAATCTCCCAAAGATTTGGAAACAGGAAGAGAGGGTAACGGGTACTGATCTGGGCTTTGGTAAATTTCAGTTCGACTTCACGACGAAGGAGGAACTTGAAGCGGTGTTGAAGCAACAGCCTTACCATTTTGACTACTGGATGCTGGCTTTGGCAAGGTGGCAACCAAAACAATCCAAGCTTTTTCCCTCAGAGATCATGTTCTGGATAAGAGTCTTGGGGGTTCCTCTGGAGTTCAGGACGGTCCCGACCTTCGAGAGTATTGGTGGAGCCTTGGGGAGAGTTGTTGCGGTTGATGTGAAGCATAACCGGGTTCAAGTAGTGATTGACGCTTTTAAGGAGTTATGCTTCGAGACGACGGTGGATTTCAAAGGAGGAGAATTTTATGAGGAAGAGGAGGTGGCGGTGTCTCTGAGGTATGAGAAATTATTTGGGTATTGCAAGCTCTGTGCCAGTCTTTGCCACAAGGATGAGCTATGTCCGTTGAATGAGAAGAAACCTAAGCCGAGTCCTGAACGAAGGAGGGAGATCAGAGAAGGCAATGGGCATGGTCTGATGGGGCTAAGCATGAAGGAGGCGCTCGTAGCTATAAAGGTGTTGTTATCAATGGTCAAACAACTCAACAGAATAAAAAGCGAGATGTTCGGGAGTATTATGGGAAGGGGAAGGGGAAGGCATCTGATGCAGGTGGATCCAAGTGGGTTAAGGTTGATGAGAGGGGGATCTAGAGTGGCTCCTTCTCACCACGGTAATTACAGAGGTGGTGGCGAGGGTTCACGGTTCAGAACCTCCAGAAGAGACGAGGGAAGCAGCGGAGCTAAGGGTGAGGGAGCTGGGGTTCACGAGGCACGTAGTAGGCCTTCTATGGAACAGCTGAGAGATGAACAAAGACAGCAGAACATAGGTCAGGAGGTACGTGAAGAAGGAGAGATTAAGGGCACTGATGCGGTAGATGCCACTACAGCTACTGAAGAGTTTCAACTCGAACTAGCTAAGACGCAGGCAGAGGGCTCAGAAGCGATTATGGAGGCTACAAAGGAGGAGATGGGGTTACTCCAGTTACAGGGAATGAAGGAGAACCAAGATGATATGGAATTAGAGGCTATTGATATGGAACTAGAGGCTATCAATGCTTCTTTATTGGAGAGAGGGGTGGAGTTGACAACAGAAGAGGAGTTCCAGACTCTCTCGGAGGAGGAAGCGGAGAAAGATTCTGAGGTTATTGGGGTTCAAGAATACTCGGAGGAGAAGGAAGGGATGGAGAGTGGTGAGTTTGACAGCAGCAAAGACACGGCGACAGAAGAGATGGCGAAGAGACAGGGTAATCGCAAGAGGCTGTTCAAGCCTACTAGTAGCATTGTGGGAAGTAACAAGATGAGGACGGCAAGTGCGCTTCTCTCTCCACGCAAAAGAGCTGCTGCAAAGGTGGGAACTCGTCCCGGAGATAACGGTAAACCGGTGGAGAGTAAGGGGCCTTCATACCCGAAGCAGTCGAATCTCAAGTTCTAA
- the LOC117131981 gene encoding uncharacterized protein LOC117131981, with protein sequence MGHLKAYEERIKDDEEVEDDQPKLMYTPTDGQLNLNRPSQAQQSRSSQEQGYNRDYYGNPYRGRGRGGRYGKLKLKLQEAQENDNTETQEADELMMHEFVFLNEKNVLPDKYETNTEENMWYLDNGASNHMTGYRRYFSTINNTITGKVRFGDDSRIDIKGKGTISFFDMNGDSRKMTAVYFIPDLRSNIISLGQATEAGCDIRLKGDELIMHDKHGKHLVIATRSRNRLYKVHMGLKAEACLHTSTENESKRWH encoded by the exons ATGGGACATTTAAAAGCATATGAAGAGCGCATCAAGGATGACGAAGAAGTAGAAGATGATCAACCGAAGCTGATGTACACGCCTACTGATGGACAACTTAATCTAAACCGGCCTTCTCAAGCCCAACAAAGTCGATCGAGTCAAGAACAAGGCTACAACCGAGACTATTACGGAAACCCGTATAGAGGTAGAGGCAGAGGAGGTCGTTACGGAA AGCTCAAACTTAAGTTACAAGAGGCTCAAGAGAATGACAACACTGAGACACAGGAAGCTGATGAGCTTATGATGCACGAGTTCGTATTTTTAAACGAGAAGAATGTCTTACCGGATAAATATGAAACAAATACGGAGGAGAACATGTGGTATCTCGACAATGGTGCTAGCAATCACATGACCGGGTATAGGAGATATTTTTCAACGATCAACAACACCATTACCGGTAAAGTACGCTTCGGTGATGATTCTCGTATAGATATTAAAGGAAAAGGGACAATATCTTTTTTCGATATGAACGGAGACTCAAGAAAGATGACAGCCGTGTACTTCATCCCTGACCTTAGAAGCAACATCATAAGTTTGGGACAAGCCACAGAGGCGGGCTGCGATATCAGACTGAAAGGAGATGAACTAATTATGCATGATAAGCATGGAAAACATCTTGTCATAGCCACGAGATCAAGAAACAGGCTCTATAAGGTTCACATGGGTCTAAAGGCAGAAGCATGTCTTCACACTTCTACAGAAAACGAGTCAAAGAGATGGCACTGA